The following coding sequences are from one Humulus lupulus chromosome X, drHumLupu1.1, whole genome shotgun sequence window:
- the LOC133807213 gene encoding RNA polymerase sigma factor sigB isoform X2 yields the protein MSCLLPQFNCKPDTFSAQKHAFRTHSFPTNPNSHLPPKSRDPGSSWPQCVLSTPSSSTSTVLSVDKLRLPSLEANSESIAANRPWTYTETNFQATLATETLLTSEEAVIAAAAAEAVTLAKAAVRVAKDAALLVKTPAKQPSTSVVSSEASHWDFKGVQNTKTTQAAILGDSVGSEIALVEDHSLKCATNESDFEEPTCEELQTLQEQLSSSTAVRSNRQTERKARRDRAAEKAAANVVSVKSGSNSRRKRVSLQDVDHSDPLRYLRSTTSSSRLLTGTEEIELSEGIQVLLKLEKLQEELAERCGSQPTFAQWAAAAGIDQKTLRRRINYGILCKDKMIKSNIRLVISIAKNYQGAGMNLQDLVQEGCRGLVRGAEKFDASKGFKFSTYAHWWIKQAVRKSLSDQSRTIRLPFHMVEATYRVKEARKQLYSEHGRHPNDEEVAEATGLSMKRLAAVLLTPKAPRSLEQKIGINQNLKPSEIISDPDAETSEDVLTRQFMKQDLEKVLDSLNPREKQVIRWRFGMEDGRMKTLQEIGELMGVSRERIRQIESCAFRKLKNKKRTKHLQQYVLP from the exons ATGTCTTGTCTATTGCCACAGTTCAATTGCAAACCGGATACATTCTCCGCCCAAAAGCATGCCTTCAGAACCCACTCTTTTCCCACTAATCCCAATTCCCATCtccctc CAAAATCTAGAGATCCGGGCTCTTCCTGGCCACAATGTGTTTTATCCACTCCCTCTTCCTCAACCTCTACTGTTCTTAGCGTGGACAAACTCAGATTGCCTTCCTTGGAAGCTAACTCTGAATCCATCGCTGCAAATAGACCCTGGACCTATACTGAG ACAAACTTTCAAGCAACTTTAGCCACAGAAActcttcttaccagtgaggaggCTGTAATAGCTGCCGCCGCTGCTGAAGCTGTTACTCTTGCAAAAGCAGCTGTGAGGGTTGCAAAGGATGCAGCTCTGCTAGTGAAAACTCCTGCAAAACAACCAAGTACTTCTGTAGTTTCTTCAGAAGCTAGTCATTGGGATTTTAAGGGTGTTCAGAATACGAAAACAACACAAGCTGCTATATTAGGAGATTCTGTGGGAAGTGAGATTGCTCTGGTGGAAGATCACTCCCTGAAATGTGCTACTAATGAATCTGATTTTGAGGAACCAACATGTGAAGAACTTCAAACACTGCAGGAACAGCTCTCTAGTAGCACCGCTGTTAGATCAAATCGCCAAACTGAAAGGAAGGCTAGAAGAGACAGAGCAGCAGAGAAGGCTGCTGCAAATGTTGTCTCTGTGAAATCTGGCTCTAACAGCAGAAGAAAGCGTGTTTCTTTACAAGATGTAGACCATTCTGATCCATTGCGTTACTTGAGATCAACTACCAGCTCTTCTAGGCTTCTTACTGGAACTGAGGAAATTGAGCTATCAGAAGGAATACAG GTACTCCTGAAACTAGAAAAGCTCCAGGAAGAGCTTGCAGAACGATGTGGCAGTCAGCCAACATTTGCACAATGGGCTGCAGCAGCAGGAATTGATCAAAAGACCTTGAGAAGGCGCATAAACTATGGCATTTTATGCAAAGACAAAATGATTAAAAGCAACATACGACTTGTCATATCAATTGCAAAAAATTATCAGGGAGCTGGGATGAATCTTCAAGATCTTGTTCAG GAAGGATGTAGAGGCCTTGTAAGGGGTGCAGAAAAGTTTGATGCTTCAAAGGGCTTTAAGTTCTCCACTTACGCACACTGGTGGATTAAACAGGCAGTTCGCAAGTCTCTTTCTGATCAGTCCAGAACTATCCGCTTACCA TTCCACATGGTGGAGGCAACCTATAGAGTTAAGGAGGCAAGAAAGCAACTGTATAGTGAACATGGAAGACACCCTAATGATGAAGAAGTTGCAGAGGCAACCGGGCTGTCAATGAAGAGGCTTGCTGCTGTGTTATTGACGCCAAAAGCTCCTAGATCTTTGGAGCAAAAGATTGGGATCAACCAGAATCTTAAACCATCG GAAATAATATCAGATCCTGATGCAGAAACTTCAGAGGATGTGCTGACTAGGCAATTCATGAAACAGGACTTAGAAAAGGTACTGGATAGTCTCAATCCTAGGGAAAAGCAGGTCATCAGATGGAGATTTGGAATGGAGGATGGAAGGATGAAGACATTGCAAGAAATTGGTGAGCTGATGGGAGTGAGTAGGGAGAGAATAAGGCAAATTGAATCATGTGCATTTCGAAAACTGAAGAACAAGAAGAGGACCAAACATTTACAGCAGTATGTTCTTCCATAG
- the LOC133807213 gene encoding RNA polymerase sigma factor sigB isoform X1, giving the protein MSCLLPQFNCKPDTFSAQKHAFRTHSFPTNPNSHLPPKSRDPGSSWPQCVLSTPSSSTSTVLSVDKLRLPSLEANSESIAANRPWTYTEVKFLFNTNFQATLATETLLTSEEAVIAAAAAEAVTLAKAAVRVAKDAALLVKTPAKQPSTSVVSSEASHWDFKGVQNTKTTQAAILGDSVGSEIALVEDHSLKCATNESDFEEPTCEELQTLQEQLSSSTAVRSNRQTERKARRDRAAEKAAANVVSVKSGSNSRRKRVSLQDVDHSDPLRYLRSTTSSSRLLTGTEEIELSEGIQVLLKLEKLQEELAERCGSQPTFAQWAAAAGIDQKTLRRRINYGILCKDKMIKSNIRLVISIAKNYQGAGMNLQDLVQEGCRGLVRGAEKFDASKGFKFSTYAHWWIKQAVRKSLSDQSRTIRLPFHMVEATYRVKEARKQLYSEHGRHPNDEEVAEATGLSMKRLAAVLLTPKAPRSLEQKIGINQNLKPSEIISDPDAETSEDVLTRQFMKQDLEKVLDSLNPREKQVIRWRFGMEDGRMKTLQEIGELMGVSRERIRQIESCAFRKLKNKKRTKHLQQYVLP; this is encoded by the exons ATGTCTTGTCTATTGCCACAGTTCAATTGCAAACCGGATACATTCTCCGCCCAAAAGCATGCCTTCAGAACCCACTCTTTTCCCACTAATCCCAATTCCCATCtccctc CAAAATCTAGAGATCCGGGCTCTTCCTGGCCACAATGTGTTTTATCCACTCCCTCTTCCTCAACCTCTACTGTTCTTAGCGTGGACAAACTCAGATTGCCTTCCTTGGAAGCTAACTCTGAATCCATCGCTGCAAATAGACCCTGGACCTATACTGAGGTGAAATTCTTGTTTAAT ACAAACTTTCAAGCAACTTTAGCCACAGAAActcttcttaccagtgaggaggCTGTAATAGCTGCCGCCGCTGCTGAAGCTGTTACTCTTGCAAAAGCAGCTGTGAGGGTTGCAAAGGATGCAGCTCTGCTAGTGAAAACTCCTGCAAAACAACCAAGTACTTCTGTAGTTTCTTCAGAAGCTAGTCATTGGGATTTTAAGGGTGTTCAGAATACGAAAACAACACAAGCTGCTATATTAGGAGATTCTGTGGGAAGTGAGATTGCTCTGGTGGAAGATCACTCCCTGAAATGTGCTACTAATGAATCTGATTTTGAGGAACCAACATGTGAAGAACTTCAAACACTGCAGGAACAGCTCTCTAGTAGCACCGCTGTTAGATCAAATCGCCAAACTGAAAGGAAGGCTAGAAGAGACAGAGCAGCAGAGAAGGCTGCTGCAAATGTTGTCTCTGTGAAATCTGGCTCTAACAGCAGAAGAAAGCGTGTTTCTTTACAAGATGTAGACCATTCTGATCCATTGCGTTACTTGAGATCAACTACCAGCTCTTCTAGGCTTCTTACTGGAACTGAGGAAATTGAGCTATCAGAAGGAATACAG GTACTCCTGAAACTAGAAAAGCTCCAGGAAGAGCTTGCAGAACGATGTGGCAGTCAGCCAACATTTGCACAATGGGCTGCAGCAGCAGGAATTGATCAAAAGACCTTGAGAAGGCGCATAAACTATGGCATTTTATGCAAAGACAAAATGATTAAAAGCAACATACGACTTGTCATATCAATTGCAAAAAATTATCAGGGAGCTGGGATGAATCTTCAAGATCTTGTTCAG GAAGGATGTAGAGGCCTTGTAAGGGGTGCAGAAAAGTTTGATGCTTCAAAGGGCTTTAAGTTCTCCACTTACGCACACTGGTGGATTAAACAGGCAGTTCGCAAGTCTCTTTCTGATCAGTCCAGAACTATCCGCTTACCA TTCCACATGGTGGAGGCAACCTATAGAGTTAAGGAGGCAAGAAAGCAACTGTATAGTGAACATGGAAGACACCCTAATGATGAAGAAGTTGCAGAGGCAACCGGGCTGTCAATGAAGAGGCTTGCTGCTGTGTTATTGACGCCAAAAGCTCCTAGATCTTTGGAGCAAAAGATTGGGATCAACCAGAATCTTAAACCATCG GAAATAATATCAGATCCTGATGCAGAAACTTCAGAGGATGTGCTGACTAGGCAATTCATGAAACAGGACTTAGAAAAGGTACTGGATAGTCTCAATCCTAGGGAAAAGCAGGTCATCAGATGGAGATTTGGAATGGAGGATGGAAGGATGAAGACATTGCAAGAAATTGGTGAGCTGATGGGAGTGAGTAGGGAGAGAATAAGGCAAATTGAATCATGTGCATTTCGAAAACTGAAGAACAAGAAGAGGACCAAACATTTACAGCAGTATGTTCTTCCATAG
- the LOC133807214 gene encoding chromo domain-containing protein LHP1 isoform X1 — protein MKVKGGGRRKSWDSNLGGDSDTNPTPNGSLSQPDPSLFPLSLEQQDAHLKLDDAQPQPDTQDAENNEDEDDEDEDEADNDDANENTERPKLDDGFYEIEAIRRKRVRKGQLQYLIKWRGWPETANTWEPLENLQSCSDVIESFEESLQSGKHRKRKRKHGTPHSQSKKRHQRSTVAPFNGTGLETTDMDKSTTALDNLSLAEISALPHEEYVGDVIVNNSEAFKKFNVENGLMNAFPKNSGRKDGNEYDPKLSELKTTSTSNADKLGVQYQEPQAPEGNGPTEGIPQVHCVETVQNNRSMGAKRRKSGSVKRFKQDSPLCEAPVMQNITIGTSILPGSRIELLGTENLTVGGENPSHDNRVDELENALCITKIIKPIGYSASVTNNIQDVSVTFMAMRSDGREVMVDNKFLKANNPHLLINFYEQHLRYTATL, from the exons atgaAAGTGAAGGGAGGAGGGAGGAGAAAGAGCTGGGACTCAAATTTAGGCGGAGATTCCGACACTAACCCAACACCCAATGGCTCCTTGTCTCAGCCCGACCCTTCTCTTTTCCCTCTTTCTCTTGAACAGCAAGATGCCCATCTAAAACTCGACGATGCCCAGCCCCAACCGGATACTCAAGATGCTGAAAACAACGAAGACGAGGACGATGAAGACGAGGACGAAGCTGATAATGATGATGCTAATGAAAACACTGAGCGTCCCAAGCTTGACGACGGCTTCTACGAAATCGAAGCCATTCGCCGTAAAAGGGTCCGCAAG GGTCAGCTTCAGTACCTCATCAAATG GCGTGGTTGGCCAGAGACAGCTAACACCTGGGAGCCTTTGGAGAATCTCCAGTCATGCTCTGATGTTATTGAGTCATTTGAAGAGAG CTTGCAATCCGGAAAGCATAGGAAGCGGAAGCGCAAGCATGGGACTCCTCATTCTCAGTCCAAGAAGAGACACCAACGTTCGACAGTTGCTCCCTTCAATGGCACAGGCTTGGAAACCACTGATATGGACAAATCCACAACAGCCCTCGACAATTTGAGCCTTGCTGAGATTTCTGCTCTCCCACATGAAGAATATGTTGGGGATGTCATTGTCAACAACAGCGAGGCATTCAAGAAGTTCAATGTTGAAAATGGTCTCATGAATGCTTTCCCCAAAAATAGTGGAAGGAAAGATGGAAATGAGTATGATCCAAAACTTAGTGAGCTTAAAACAACCTCTACTAGCAATGCAGATAAACTGGGCGTACAATATCAAGAACCACAGGCTCCGGAAGGCAATGGCCCTACAGAAGGAATTCCCCAGGTGCATTGCGTGGAAACTGTTCAGAACAATCGCAGTATGGGAGCTAAGAGAAGAAAGTCTGGTTCTGTGAAGAGGTTTAAACAAGATTCGCCTTTATGTGAAGCTCCTGTTATGCAAAATATAACAATTGGAACCAGCATTCTCCCCGGCAGCAGAATTGAACTACTAGGGACAGAAAATCTCACTGTTGGTGGGGAAAATCCAAGTCACGATAATAGGGTTGATGAATTAGAAAATGCATTGTGTATAACCAAGATTATCAAACCAATAGGCTATTCAGCTTCTGTGACAAACAATATCCAGGATGTGTCAGTGACTTTTATGGCCATGAG GTCGGATGGAAGAGAGGTGATGGTGGATAACAAGTTCCTTAAGGCCAATAACCCACATCTG TTGATCAACTTTTACGAGCAGCATCTCCGATACACCGCTACATTGTGA
- the LOC133807214 gene encoding chromo domain-containing protein LHP1 isoform X2 gives MKTRTKLIMMMLMKTLSVPSLTTASTKSKPFAVKGSARRGWPETANTWEPLENLQSCSDVIESFEESLQSGKHRKRKRKHGTPHSQSKKRHQRSTVAPFNGTGLETTDMDKSTTALDNLSLAEISALPHEEYVGDVIVNNSEAFKKFNVENGLMNAFPKNSGRKDGNEYDPKLSELKTTSTSNADKLGVQYQEPQAPEGNGPTEGIPQVHCVETVQNNRSMGAKRRKSGSVKRFKQDSPLCEAPVMQNITIGTSILPGSRIELLGTENLTVGGENPSHDNRVDELENALCITKIIKPIGYSASVTNNIQDVSVTFMAMRSDGREVMVDNKFLKANNPHLLINFYEQHLRYTATL, from the exons ATGAAGACGAGGACGAAGCTGATAATGATGATGCTAATGAAAACACTGAGCGTCCCAAGCTTGACGACGGCTTCTACGAAATCGAAGCCATTCGCCGTAAAAGGGTCCGCAAG GCGTGGTTGGCCAGAGACAGCTAACACCTGGGAGCCTTTGGAGAATCTCCAGTCATGCTCTGATGTTATTGAGTCATTTGAAGAGAG CTTGCAATCCGGAAAGCATAGGAAGCGGAAGCGCAAGCATGGGACTCCTCATTCTCAGTCCAAGAAGAGACACCAACGTTCGACAGTTGCTCCCTTCAATGGCACAGGCTTGGAAACCACTGATATGGACAAATCCACAACAGCCCTCGACAATTTGAGCCTTGCTGAGATTTCTGCTCTCCCACATGAAGAATATGTTGGGGATGTCATTGTCAACAACAGCGAGGCATTCAAGAAGTTCAATGTTGAAAATGGTCTCATGAATGCTTTCCCCAAAAATAGTGGAAGGAAAGATGGAAATGAGTATGATCCAAAACTTAGTGAGCTTAAAACAACCTCTACTAGCAATGCAGATAAACTGGGCGTACAATATCAAGAACCACAGGCTCCGGAAGGCAATGGCCCTACAGAAGGAATTCCCCAGGTGCATTGCGTGGAAACTGTTCAGAACAATCGCAGTATGGGAGCTAAGAGAAGAAAGTCTGGTTCTGTGAAGAGGTTTAAACAAGATTCGCCTTTATGTGAAGCTCCTGTTATGCAAAATATAACAATTGGAACCAGCATTCTCCCCGGCAGCAGAATTGAACTACTAGGGACAGAAAATCTCACTGTTGGTGGGGAAAATCCAAGTCACGATAATAGGGTTGATGAATTAGAAAATGCATTGTGTATAACCAAGATTATCAAACCAATAGGCTATTCAGCTTCTGTGACAAACAATATCCAGGATGTGTCAGTGACTTTTATGGCCATGAG GTCGGATGGAAGAGAGGTGATGGTGGATAACAAGTTCCTTAAGGCCAATAACCCACATCTG TTGATCAACTTTTACGAGCAGCATCTCCGATACACCGCTACATTGTGA
- the LOC133807216 gene encoding large ribosomal subunit protein uL3c: MSTTMSSTISFSIGTLINKPNSNFTLRSSFLGPPPKLHLKTTSSKVTMSVEAGIGLMATKLGMMSFFEADGKVVPVTVVGFKEGNIVTQVKTQATDGYDAVQVGYRRVRDRKLTKPEMGHLEKAGAIPMRHLQEFRLQSVEGFEANQKLVLEELFKEGDLVDVSGTTIGKGFQGGIKRHHFKRGLMTHGSKSHRALGSIGAGTTPGRVYKGKKMPGRMGGTKRKIRKLRIVKIDKELNVVMIKGALPGKPGNLLRITPAKIVGLNIPKN; this comes from the coding sequence ATGTCGACGACGATGTCCTCCACCATTTCCTTTTCAATCGGTACTCTCATCAACAAACCCAATTCCAATTTCACTCTGCGTTCTTCCTTCCTCGGCCCTCCTCCCAAGCTTCACCTCAAAACGACGTCGTCCAAAGTCACCATGAGCGTGGAGGCCGGCATCGGACTCATGGCCACCAAGTTAGGCATGATGAGTTTCTTCGAGGCCGACGGCAAGGTCGTCCCCGTCACCGTCGTCGGCTTCAAGGAAGGCAACATTGTCACCCAGGTCAAGACCCAGGCCACCGACGGATACGACGCCGTCCAGGTGGGCTACCGCCGCGTACGCGACCGCAAGCTCACAAAGCCGGAGATGGGCCATCTGGAGAAGGCCGGGGCCATCCCTATGCGCCATTTGCAGGAGTTCCGGCTGCAATCGGTGGAGGGGTTCGAGGCGAACCAGAAGCTGGTGTTGGAGGAGCTGTTCAAGGAAGGGGATCTGGTCGATGTTTCCGGGACCACGATTGGGAAGGGATTCCAGGGTGGTATCAAGCGGCATCACTTCAAAAGGGGTCTGATGACTCATGGGTCGAAGAGCCATAGAGCTCTGGGGTCCATTGGAGCTGGAACCACTCCTGGGAGAGTGTACAAGGGGAAGAAGATGCCTGGTCGAATGGGAGGGACTAAGCGTAAGATTCGAAAGCTCAGAATCGTAAAGAttgataaggaactcaatgtTGTCATGATCAAAGGCGCTCTTCCTGGAAAGCCTGGTAATCTTCTCAGGATTACACCTGCTAAGATTGTTGGCTTAAACATTCCCaagaattaa